A single window of Anaerocolumna chitinilytica DNA harbors:
- the glgD gene encoding glucose-1-phosphate adenylyltransferase subunit GlgD, whose protein sequence is MRALGIVLAGGNNNKMRELSHKRAIAAMPIAGSYRSIDFVLSNMSNSHIQKVAVFTQYNAKSLNEHLNSSKWWDFGRKQGGLFVFTPTITADNSFWYRGTADTMYQNINYLKSSHEPYVIIASGDGIYKLDYNKVLEYHIDKKADITVVCKDIEEGEDTSRFGVIRTDEDNRITDFEEKPLRSSNTKVSIGVYVIRRRLLIELLERSAEEDRYDFVRDIVIRYKNVKKIYTYPMETYWSNIASVESYYKTNMDFLNKEVRDYFFKQYPDVYSKIDDLPPAKYNQGSLVRNSIISSGCIVNGRIENSVIFKKVYIGNNCTIKNSIILNNVHIGDNTYIENCIVESRDTIRANSTYVGDPDNVKIVIERNERYLM, encoded by the coding sequence ATGAGAGCATTAGGCATTGTTTTAGCTGGAGGAAACAACAATAAGATGAGGGAACTATCCCATAAGCGGGCAATTGCTGCAATGCCCATTGCGGGAAGCTACCGCAGTATTGATTTTGTTTTAAGTAACATGAGCAATTCCCACATCCAGAAAGTGGCTGTTTTTACCCAATATAATGCAAAGTCCTTAAATGAACATTTAAATTCCTCTAAATGGTGGGATTTTGGAAGAAAACAGGGTGGATTGTTTGTTTTTACACCTACCATAACCGCAGATAACAGCTTCTGGTACCGTGGTACTGCAGATACCATGTATCAGAATATTAACTATTTAAAAAGCAGCCATGAACCCTATGTCATAATTGCATCCGGGGATGGAATCTACAAATTAGACTACAATAAAGTACTCGAGTACCATATTGATAAAAAAGCGGACATAACGGTGGTATGCAAAGATATTGAAGAGGGTGAGGATACCAGTAGATTCGGAGTTATAAGAACGGATGAAGATAACAGAATAACTGATTTTGAGGAAAAACCATTGCGAAGCTCCAACACAAAGGTATCCATCGGAGTTTATGTTATCCGCCGAAGACTCTTAATAGAGCTGCTTGAAAGGTCTGCCGAGGAAGACCGGTATGATTTTGTAAGGGATATTGTTATTCGTTACAAGAATGTAAAGAAAATCTATACCTATCCCATGGAGACTTATTGGAGTAATATCGCCTCCGTAGAGTCTTATTACAAAACAAATATGGACTTTTTAAACAAAGAAGTCAGAGATTACTTCTTTAAGCAGTATCCGGATGTCTATTCCAAGATTGATGATCTGCCACCCGCAAAATATAATCAGGGCTCTCTGGTGAGAAACAGTATTATTTCAAGCGGCTGCATCGTCAACGGAAGAATTGAGAATTCCGTAATATTCAAGAAAGTCTATATCGGGAATAACTGTACCATAAAGAATTCTATCATTCTTAACAATGTACATATCGGAGATAACACCTACATCGAAAATTGTATTGTTGAGAGCCGCGATACTATCCGGGCGAATTCTACTTATGTTGGCGATCCTGACAATGTTAAGATAGTAATAGAAAGAAACGAAAGATATTTAATGTAG
- a CDS encoding ATP-binding protein — MALKNYQYNKILRDYDNRQLEAKHELDLRMENAYGKIPALKEIDDEIVTCAINSAREMLTGNEDALNTLKEVARGAEKRRSELLKANGYPEDFLKLRYQCPDCKDTGYIGNEKCHCFKQAIVDIVYSQSNMKEAISRENFSNFSLDFYAETYIEPSLNMTPRENIVRVVEECKRYINDFESNRGNLLLYGNTGVGKTFLANCIAKELLDKAFTVIYLTAFQLFDILEKNKFGRGEDNFESQSQFEYILDCDLLIIDDLGTELNNSFVNVQLYLCINERLLRNKSTIISTNLSLDNINSLYSERVFSRIASNFSLLKIVGEDIRLKKLF; from the coding sequence ATGGCTCTTAAAAATTATCAATATAATAAAATCTTACGGGATTATGATAACAGACAGCTGGAAGCCAAGCATGAACTTGATCTTCGTATGGAAAATGCCTATGGGAAAATTCCTGCTTTAAAAGAAATTGATGACGAGATTGTTACCTGCGCTATTAACAGTGCAAGAGAAATGCTTACCGGCAATGAGGATGCTCTGAATACCTTAAAAGAAGTCGCAAGAGGTGCAGAAAAAAGACGCTCTGAGCTGCTTAAAGCAAATGGTTATCCTGAGGATTTTTTAAAACTTCGCTATCAATGCCCTGATTGCAAAGACACCGGCTACATAGGTAACGAAAAGTGCCATTGCTTTAAACAGGCTATTGTGGATATCGTCTACTCCCAGTCTAACATGAAGGAGGCCATTTCCAGAGAGAACTTCAGCAATTTTTCCCTGGATTTTTATGCCGAGACTTATATTGAACCCTCCCTCAATATGACCCCCAGAGAGAATATTGTAAGGGTAGTTGAGGAATGCAAGCGTTACATTAACGACTTCGAATCCAACAGAGGAAACCTCCTGCTATATGGAAATACGGGTGTCGGTAAGACCTTCCTTGCCAACTGCATTGCGAAGGAACTTCTGGACAAAGCCTTTACTGTAATTTATCTTACTGCCTTCCAGCTTTTTGATATCTTAGAGAAGAACAAATTCGGAAGAGGTGAGGATAATTTTGAATCACAGAGTCAGTTTGAATATATTTTAGACTGTGATCTATTGATCATCGATGACCTTGGTACAGAACTGAATAACTCTTTTGTCAACGTCCAGCTCTATCTGTGTATCAATGAACGACTGCTCCGAAACAAGTCCACTATTATTTCTACCAACCTGTCCCTAGACAATATCAACAGCTTATACAGCGAACGTGTTTTCTCAAGAATTGCCAGCAATTTTTCCCTGTTAAAAATTGTAGGCGAGGATATTCGACTAAAAAAACTCTTTTAG
- a CDS encoding glucose-1-phosphate adenylyltransferase codes for MIKKEMIAMLLAGGQGSRLGVLTSNIAKPAVTFGGKYRIIDFPLSNCINSGVDTVGVLTQYQPLRLNTHIGIGIPWDLDKNIGGVSILPPYEKSTSSEWYTGTANAIYQNMEYMEYYNPDYVLILGGDHIYKMDYEAMLDFHKQKNADVTLATIPVPWEEASRFGVAITDEDRRIMDFEEKPKEPRSNLASMGIYIFSWKVLKEALITLSEQKGCDFGKHIIPYCHNKGDRIFAYEYNGYWKDVGTLGAYWEANMELIDLVPVFNLYEEFWKIYTKSDIILPQFIGEEAVIDKAIIGEGAEVYGEVHNSVIGSGVYIGLGAVVRDSIIMKSTVVEDGAKIYKGIVAESATIGKGTELGIGEDIPNVVEPSIYSFGLVTVGEGTVIPPGVKVGKNTAIRGITTPSDYPEGYLASGETLIKAGERV; via the coding sequence ATGATAAAGAAAGAAATGATAGCAATGCTTCTGGCAGGAGGACAAGGTTCCAGACTTGGCGTATTAACCTCTAACATTGCGAAGCCCGCAGTAACATTCGGCGGAAAATACCGAATTATCGACTTTCCGCTTAGTAACTGTATTAACTCAGGAGTTGATACTGTCGGGGTACTGACCCAATACCAACCCCTTCGTTTAAATACTCATATAGGGATAGGAATTCCGTGGGATCTTGATAAGAACATCGGAGGCGTATCCATCCTGCCGCCTTATGAGAAGAGTACCAGCAGCGAATGGTACACGGGAACTGCCAATGCAATATATCAGAATATGGAGTACATGGAGTACTATAATCCGGATTATGTTTTGATTCTTGGCGGAGATCATATTTATAAGATGGATTACGAAGCAATGCTTGATTTTCACAAGCAGAAGAATGCAGATGTAACACTGGCTACCATACCGGTTCCCTGGGAAGAAGCCAGTCGATTCGGCGTTGCAATCACAGATGAAGACAGACGTATTATGGACTTTGAGGAGAAACCCAAAGAACCCAGAAGTAACCTGGCATCTATGGGAATCTACATATTTAGCTGGAAAGTCTTAAAAGAAGCGTTAATAACCCTCTCAGAGCAAAAGGGCTGTGACTTTGGTAAGCATATTATCCCTTACTGTCACAATAAAGGGGACAGGATATTTGCTTATGAATACAATGGCTATTGGAAGGATGTAGGAACACTGGGGGCTTACTGGGAAGCAAATATGGAATTAATTGATTTGGTTCCGGTATTTAACCTGTATGAAGAGTTCTGGAAAATATATACCAAGAGTGATATTATTCTACCCCAGTTTATCGGAGAAGAGGCTGTCATTGACAAAGCGATTATCGGAGAAGGCGCCGAAGTATATGGTGAGGTACATAATTCCGTTATCGGCTCCGGTGTATATATCGGACTAGGTGCTGTTGTCAGAGATTCTATTATTATGAAATCCACTGTGGTGGAAGACGGAGCAAAGATCTATAAAGGAATTGTTGCTGAAAGTGCCACCATCGGAAAAGGAACAGAGCTTGGAATTGGTGAAGATATCCCCAATGTAGTAGAGCCCTCTATCTATTCCTTCGGACTGGTAACAGTGGGGGAAGGAACAGTAATACCACCTGGAGTCAAGGTCGGCAAGAATACAGCTATTCGAGGTATTACCACACCATCCGATTATCCGGAAGGGTATCTCGCAAGCGGAGAGACATTGATAAAGGCAGGTGAGAGAGTATGA
- a CDS encoding ribose-phosphate pyrophosphokinase, with protein sequence MPQQEKILETIPVGNLGIIALESSKSLGDKVNDYIVDWRNARESEHTSNIAFAGYQRDSYLIDAFCPRFGTGEAKGVIKESVRGSDLYLLLDVCNYSLTYTVCGHTNHMSPDDHYQDLKRIIAAVGGKARRITVIMPFLYESRQHRRSSRESLDCALALQELTNMGVESIITFDAHDPRVQNAIPLKSFETVQPTYQFIKALVNHVPDLKINSDNMMVISPDEGGMNRAIYFANVLGVDLGMFYKRRDYTTIVNGRNPIVAHEFLGSDIEGKDMLIIDDMISSGESMIDVAKELKRRKAGRIFVASTFGLFTNGLSKFDEAYEQGLIYRVLTTNLVYQTEELLSKPYYINVDMSKYIALLIDTLNHDSSISKLLNPTERIQNILAKVKK encoded by the coding sequence ATGCCGCAGCAAGAAAAAATATTAGAAACGATTCCCGTCGGTAACTTGGGGATTATTGCACTGGAAAGCAGTAAATCTCTGGGTGATAAGGTGAATGACTACATTGTAGACTGGCGTAATGCAAGAGAAAGTGAGCACACTTCAAACATTGCTTTTGCCGGATATCAGCGTGATTCCTACCTGATTGATGCTTTCTGCCCCAGATTTGGTACCGGTGAAGCAAAAGGTGTCATCAAAGAATCTGTACGTGGTTCTGATCTTTACCTGCTTCTGGACGTTTGTAACTACAGTTTAACTTACACGGTATGCGGACATACCAACCATATGTCACCCGATGACCACTACCAGGATTTAAAGAGAATTATTGCGGCAGTAGGCGGAAAAGCAAGAAGAATTACCGTTATTATGCCTTTTCTTTATGAAAGCAGACAGCATAGAAGAAGTTCCAGAGAGTCCCTTGACTGTGCTCTTGCCTTACAGGAACTGACCAATATGGGAGTAGAGAGTATTATTACTTTCGATGCTCATGACCCTCGTGTACAAAATGCTATTCCTTTAAAGAGTTTCGAGACCGTTCAGCCCACTTACCAGTTTATCAAGGCACTTGTTAACCATGTTCCGGATTTAAAGATTAATTCCGATAATATGATGGTTATCAGCCCCGATGAAGGCGGCATGAACCGTGCCATCTATTTTGCTAACGTACTGGGTGTAGACCTTGGTATGTTCTATAAACGCCGTGATTACACAACTATCGTAAACGGACGTAATCCAATTGTAGCCCATGAATTTTTAGGTTCTGATATTGAAGGCAAGGATATGCTCATCATCGACGATATGATTTCCTCCGGTGAGAGTATGATTGATGTTGCCAAAGAATTAAAGAGAAGAAAAGCCGGCAGAATCTTTGTTGCTTCCACCTTCGGTTTATTTACCAACGGCCTTTCCAAATTCGACGAAGCTTACGAACAGGGCTTAATCTACCGTGTATTAACTACGAATCTGGTTTACCAGACAGAAGAGCTCTTATCTAAGCCTTACTATATTAATGTAGATATGAGCAAATACATTGCTCTTTTAATCGATACCTTAAACCATGATTCTTCTATCAGCAAGCTGTTAAATCCTACTGAAAGAATCCAGAACATTCTGGCTAAGGTAAAAAAATAG
- a CDS encoding transglycosylase domain-containing protein has product MENNKNNSRNGSSVTNSRSAASHNVSKSNNSVANNNGKKDSEKMTTSKKPKKKKNKRLRQKIRLTFLAVFLVFSLLFLAGCLFFDYKYGDAFVEYQKEANKLVDESTPETFRQMETSLVYDNNKKLLSVLKGEKDVYYLDYEDIPESVVQAMISIEDKKFLQHGGVDLSANIRAAIALIKHKGHITQGASTITQQLARGIFLSNEVSYERKLKEIFIAVDLEKKYNKKQIMEFYLNNIYFANGYYGIQAASKGYFNTTVNKLSLSQIAFLCAVPNNPTIYDPLDHPENTLKRRDRILYQMYKDGNISEAEYDQAVAEKIKLKSKKLDRNNYVETYIFYCATRALMEQQGFVFKTQFSSDKAKDDYNKEYSEIYAKCQKSLYYGGYRIYTSIDMAKQEELQKAVDNTLADFTEKNDEGVYKFQGAAVSIDNKTGRVIAIVGGRYQESQGITLNRAYQSFRQPGSSIKPLIVYTPSFEKGYYPDSQVNDHKFDGGPSNSDGVYLGKIPLRQAVEKSKNTVAWQLFQELTPKVGLSYLLNMNFSKIDKNDYYPAASLGGLTNGASTLEMTSAYAALENDGVFRKPTCIITIKDSEGNVIVDNKMIKKQIYSQNAARMMTDVLTGVIKNGTGRGLALDNMISAGKTGTTNDKKDGWFVGYTPYYTTGVWVGYDIPKTSSNLAGATYPGTIWKTYMNQINKGLDNVPFPSYTDTRSEEEKAEDQGITPTPTPTPTDTPTPTATPTETPTNTITEEPTEPDDGGDTEITETPTEEPTEIPDDGSDTGNNGDNPETDNGWDITSP; this is encoded by the coding sequence ATGGAAAATAATAAAAACAATTCACGAAATGGCAGTTCTGTAACAAATAGCCGTTCTGCTGCAAGTCACAATGTTTCTAAAAGTAACAATAGTGTTGCAAACAATAATGGCAAAAAGGATAGTGAAAAAATGACAACAAGCAAGAAACCCAAGAAGAAGAAAAATAAACGATTAAGGCAAAAAATCAGACTGACATTTTTAGCAGTATTCCTGGTGTTTTCTCTGCTCTTTCTGGCGGGGTGTCTCTTCTTTGATTACAAGTATGGAGATGCCTTTGTGGAATATCAGAAAGAGGCAAATAAACTGGTGGATGAATCCACCCCCGAAACCTTTCGGCAAATGGAAACCAGTTTGGTATACGATAACAACAAAAAGCTTCTGTCCGTCTTAAAGGGAGAGAAGGATGTTTATTATCTGGACTATGAGGATATCCCTGAATCTGTTGTGCAGGCAATGATCTCTATTGAAGATAAGAAATTCTTACAGCATGGCGGAGTGGACTTATCGGCAAATATCCGTGCTGCCATAGCACTGATTAAGCATAAGGGACATATAACCCAGGGAGCCAGTACCATAACCCAGCAGTTAGCAAGAGGTATCTTCTTATCCAACGAAGTAAGCTATGAAAGAAAGCTGAAGGAAATCTTCATTGCAGTGGATTTGGAGAAAAAGTATAACAAGAAACAGATCATGGAGTTCTATTTAAATAACATTTACTTTGCCAACGGCTATTATGGAATCCAAGCTGCCAGCAAAGGCTACTTTAATACAACCGTGAACAAGCTGAGTCTTTCACAGATAGCATTTTTATGTGCGGTTCCGAATAACCCGACTATATATGACCCCCTTGATCATCCGGAGAATACCCTAAAGCGCAGGGACCGTATACTGTACCAGATGTATAAGGACGGAAATATCAGCGAAGCAGAATATGACCAGGCGGTAGCTGAAAAAATTAAGTTAAAATCCAAGAAATTGGACCGTAATAATTATGTTGAGACCTATATTTTCTACTGCGCTACCAGAGCCCTGATGGAGCAGCAGGGATTTGTCTTTAAGACACAATTCTCATCGGACAAAGCAAAGGATGATTATAACAAAGAATATAGTGAGATTTATGCTAAATGCCAGAAGTCTCTTTACTATGGAGGCTATCGAATTTATACCTCCATTGATATGGCGAAGCAGGAGGAACTGCAAAAGGCGGTGGATAATACCCTTGCTGATTTTACAGAAAAGAATGATGAGGGAGTTTATAAATTCCAGGGGGCTGCCGTATCGATTGATAACAAAACCGGAAGAGTAATTGCAATTGTAGGCGGCAGATATCAGGAATCACAGGGTATCACTTTAAATCGTGCATACCAGAGTTTCCGTCAGCCAGGAAGTTCCATAAAGCCTTTGATTGTGTATACACCTTCCTTTGAGAAAGGCTATTATCCCGATTCCCAGGTAAACGATCATAAATTTGACGGCGGGCCTTCCAATTCAGACGGTGTTTATCTTGGCAAGATACCTTTAAGGCAAGCTGTAGAAAAATCCAAGAATACGGTTGCCTGGCAGTTGTTCCAGGAGCTTACTCCAAAGGTTGGCTTATCTTATCTGTTAAATATGAACTTCAGTAAGATTGATAAGAATGATTATTATCCCGCAGCTTCCCTAGGTGGACTTACAAATGGTGCAAGTACATTAGAGATGACTTCGGCCTATGCGGCTCTTGAGAATGACGGAGTTTTCAGAAAGCCTACCTGTATCATTACCATTAAGGATTCAGAAGGAAATGTCATTGTTGATAACAAGATGATTAAGAAGCAAATATATAGTCAAAATGCTGCCCGGATGATGACGGATGTCCTTACCGGCGTTATAAAGAATGGTACCGGAAGGGGTCTTGCCCTTGATAATATGATATCCGCAGGTAAAACAGGAACCACCAACGATAAGAAAGATGGTTGGTTCGTAGGCTATACCCCATATTATACAACCGGTGTGTGGGTAGGTTATGATATACCGAAGACCAGCAGTAATTTAGCTGGTGCTACCTATCCCGGAACCATCTGGAAGACTTACATGAACCAGATTAATAAAGGTCTTGATAATGTTCCCTTCCCTTCCTATACCGATACCAGATCAGAGGAGGAAAAAGCAGAAGACCAGGGAATTACTCCGACACCAACTCCAACCCCGACGGATACTCCGACCCCGACAGCAACCCCGACGGAAACTCCTACGAATACTATCACAGAGGAGCCCACGGAGCCTGATGATGGCGGAGATACCGAGATTACAGAGACACCAACGGAAGAACCAACGGAAATTCCAGACGATGGCAGTGATACTGGAAATAACGGCGACAATCCGGAAACAGATAACGGCTGGGATATAACCTCGCCGTAA
- a CDS encoding MerR family transcriptional regulator: MFKIGEFAKLNRITISTLRHYDAINLLKPVRIEEATGYRYYSAEQMPYLSRIFRLKEMGFSLDEITLIMEGDGDKDGLMRLLSLRQAQIRDTIAREEGRLINLKDFMRDLNQEGNAMEYNILLKKTDSIKVAGLRDFIPGYTEQGPLWEELVSYIKENHGKIVPPCIAIYYDNKGPESLVDAEVLESISGDLKGNERITVRYLESVEAACVVHKGSYGKLGQAYNALSAWIEEKDLKIAGPQRELYLKGEWDSDSEEEYITEIQIPVVKKDAF, translated from the coding sequence ATGTTCAAAATCGGTGAATTTGCAAAATTAAACAGGATAACCATAAGTACCTTAAGGCATTATGATGCCATCAACCTGCTAAAACCTGTGCGAATAGAGGAGGCAACAGGATACCGTTACTATTCTGCAGAGCAGATGCCGTATCTTAGCCGGATTTTTAGATTAAAGGAGATGGGATTTTCTTTAGACGAAATCACCCTAATTATGGAGGGCGATGGGGACAAAGATGGTTTAATGCGACTTCTAAGCTTAAGACAGGCACAGATACGAGATACCATAGCCAGGGAAGAAGGTAGGTTAATTAACCTAAAGGACTTTATGCGTGACCTGAATCAGGAGGGCAATGCAATGGAATACAATATACTTTTAAAGAAAACAGACAGCATAAAGGTAGCAGGGTTAAGGGATTTTATTCCCGGTTACACAGAGCAAGGACCTTTATGGGAAGAACTTGTCAGTTATATTAAAGAGAATCATGGAAAGATAGTACCGCCCTGTATCGCTATTTATTATGACAACAAAGGTCCTGAAAGTTTAGTGGATGCAGAAGTCTTGGAGAGTATCTCAGGAGACTTAAAGGGAAATGAGAGGATTACTGTAAGGTATCTTGAATCGGTTGAAGCCGCCTGTGTGGTGCATAAAGGCTCCTACGGAAAACTAGGGCAGGCTTACAATGCTCTTTCTGCCTGGATAGAAGAAAAGGATTTAAAGATTGCCGGACCTCAGAGGGAACTTTATCTGAAGGGAGAATGGGATTCTGACAGTGAAGAGGAGTATATTACTGAGATACAAATCCCGGTAGTTAAAAAGGATGCTTTTTAA
- a CDS encoding DnaD domain protein codes for MSTILLNSSRRRGVTLVPDCFIDEYMPVASGSYVKVYLYLLRCMNSSSDVGITISSIADHLDETEKDIIRALCYWEKVSLVTLERNDKKDIISITVHEPDSSLSDTAPSVSSEDSQVNTHPAFQEETAPSPAMQEYNSLDQASYEELASSKSAEPEQTEPQLQSHLQPHLFEKPTYSEAQIKQLTENDEVKWLLNIIEIYLERLIKPMDMQLILYLYESLGFSTELIMYLYEYCISKNKKNPSYIEAVALSWAEEGIDTVEKAEARSTQYNSNYSAINKAFGLNRSPGQIERQYIEKWLNKFGFSIEIIVEACNRTILLTQKPDFKYTDKILENWHKKGVKELAQISKLDEEHQKDTAAGSAAANARSNKDFKKDVTTRPSSQNRFNAFPQRSYTEADYSSMEQKLLQKKMN; via the coding sequence ATGAGTACAATACTGTTGAATTCCAGCCGGAGAAGGGGTGTTACCCTTGTGCCTGACTGTTTTATTGATGAATACATGCCCGTTGCCAGTGGTTCTTATGTAAAAGTATATCTCTATCTGCTTCGCTGCATGAACAGTTCTTCTGACGTTGGAATTACAATATCCTCTATAGCTGACCATCTGGACGAGACAGAAAAGGATATTATTCGTGCTCTGTGTTATTGGGAAAAGGTCAGTCTTGTTACACTGGAGAGAAATGATAAGAAAGATATTATATCCATTACTGTGCACGAACCGGACAGCAGTCTTTCAGACACTGCTCCTTCTGTAAGCAGCGAAGACAGTCAGGTAAATACTCATCCTGCCTTTCAAGAGGAGACTGCCCCATCACCTGCAATGCAGGAATATAATAGCTTAGACCAGGCATCCTATGAAGAACTGGCTTCTTCCAAAAGTGCCGAACCCGAACAAACGGAACCTCAGCTGCAATCCCATTTACAGCCTCACTTATTCGAAAAACCCACTTATTCTGAAGCTCAGATTAAACAACTTACAGAAAATGACGAAGTGAAATGGCTGCTAAATATTATTGAAATATACCTGGAACGCTTAATAAAACCTATGGATATGCAGTTAATTCTGTATCTCTATGAAAGCCTTGGGTTTTCTACCGAGCTTATCATGTATTTATACGAATATTGTATTTCCAAGAATAAAAAGAATCCATCCTACATAGAAGCCGTTGCCCTTTCCTGGGCTGAAGAAGGTATCGATACGGTAGAAAAGGCAGAGGCAAGATCCACCCAGTATAACAGCAATTACAGTGCCATCAACAAGGCCTTTGGCTTAAACCGTTCCCCCGGACAGATTGAAAGACAGTATATAGAAAAATGGCTGAATAAATTTGGGTTTTCTATTGAGATAATCGTAGAAGCCTGCAACCGGACAATTCTTCTGACGCAGAAGCCGGATTTTAAATACACGGATAAGATATTAGAGAACTGGCATAAAAAAGGGGTCAAAGAACTGGCACAGATCAGCAAGCTGGATGAAGAACATCAGAAAGATACGGCTGCCGGTTCCGCTGCTGCTAACGCCAGGTCCAATAAGGATTTCAAAAAAGATGTTACAACCCGCCCTTCTTCCCAGAACCGTTTTAACGCTTTCCCTCAGCGGTCCTACACGGAAGCTGATTATTCTTCCATGGAGCAGAAGCTCTTGCAAAAGAAAATGAATTAA
- the murC gene encoding UDP-N-acetylmuramate--L-alanine ligase, with amino-acid sequence MYNIEFNNPIKVHFIGIGGISMSGLAELLHTMHFSVTGSDAKTSSTTDHLEELGITVFYGQRPSNITSDVNLVVYTTAVKEDNPELMEARRLAIPVIDRAELLGQVMKRYSDAIAVSGTHGKTTTTSMISLILLDAGLDPTISVGGILDNIGGNIRIGSSDHFVVEACEYTNSFLKFSPTTGVILNIEAEHLDFFKDIEDIRNSFHKFTQLLPKYGLLIINSDIDNISYFTKDLACPFITYSITSKTSRDASQSNALHHYYAGNIRYDEEGFGQYSLYEDGEFITDISLHVVGSHNISNSLPAIALARSYQIPMNVITASISRFTGTKRRFEKKGVLGGVTIIDDYAHHPSEVKATLEAAKNYPHSRIWCVFQPHTYSRTRAFLADFADSLALADKVVLTDIYAAREKDPGDISSKDLEAALKEKGVDAIHIKTFDEVQNYLLENCTNGDLLITMGAGDVVTIGNDLLGL; translated from the coding sequence ATGTATAATATTGAATTTAACAATCCCATCAAGGTTCATTTCATTGGTATTGGCGGCATCAGCATGAGTGGTCTGGCAGAGCTTTTACATACCATGCATTTTTCAGTAACCGGCTCTGACGCAAAGACCAGCAGCACAACAGACCATCTGGAGGAGCTTGGCATTACTGTATTTTATGGTCAACGCCCTTCAAATATTACCTCTGATGTAAATCTGGTCGTATATACTACGGCTGTAAAAGAAGATAATCCGGAGCTAATGGAAGCACGAAGGCTTGCAATTCCTGTCATAGACAGAGCAGAGCTTTTGGGCCAGGTTATGAAACGCTACAGTGATGCAATAGCCGTATCCGGTACCCATGGAAAAACCACCACTACCTCCATGATATCTCTTATATTATTGGATGCCGGTCTGGACCCTACCATATCCGTTGGAGGCATCCTCGATAACATCGGCGGTAATATCAGAATCGGAAGCTCCGATCATTTTGTAGTGGAAGCCTGCGAATACACCAACAGCTTTTTAAAATTCAGCCCTACTACCGGAGTTATTCTTAATATAGAGGCAGAGCATCTGGACTTCTTTAAGGATATTGAGGATATACGTAATTCTTTTCATAAATTTACGCAGCTTCTTCCAAAATATGGTCTTTTAATTATAAACAGTGATATCGATAATATCTCTTATTTCACAAAAGACCTTGCCTGCCCCTTTATTACTTACAGCATAACCAGTAAAACTTCAAGGGATGCTTCCCAGAGCAATGCTCTGCATCATTATTATGCGGGAAATATCCGCTATGACGAGGAGGGCTTTGGTCAGTACAGCCTTTATGAAGACGGTGAATTTATTACAGATATCAGCCTTCATGTAGTAGGAAGCCATAATATCTCTAATTCCCTGCCTGCTATTGCACTGGCAAGAAGTTATCAGATTCCGATGAATGTCATAACTGCATCCATCTCCCGCTTTACCGGCACCAAAAGGCGTTTTGAGAAAAAGGGAGTCCTTGGAGGCGTAACTATCATTGATGATTATGCACACCACCCAAGTGAAGTAAAAGCCACCCTGGAAGCTGCGAAAAATTATCCTCACAGCCGCATCTGGTGTGTATTCCAGCCTCATACCTATAGCAGAACACGTGCTTTTCTGGCGGACTTTGCAGATAGCCTTGCCTTGGCAGATAAAGTTGTACTAACAGATATCTATGCCGCAAGAGAAAAAGACCCCGGGGATATTTCATCAAAAGATTTAGAGGCGGCTCTTAAGGAAAAAGGAGTGGATGCTATCCACATTAAGACTTTTGATGAGGTTCAGAATTATTTATTAGAAAATTGTACTAACGGTGACTTGTTGATAACTATGGGCGCCGGAGACGTTGTAACCATTGGAAATGACCTTTTAGGACTATAG